GAACATGTAGAACCCCTTATATTTCTTGAAATAGGTCACATACAGCTGAGATCAAGGCGAACGATTGCAAAATTACGCCCTGTGTTTATAGCAGAGAGGAAATGGCGGCTCAATGAATTAAATGTGCGACATGTGGGGGCAAGTCTTTTCATCCACGTTACAATTTCACAGCTCTCCAAAGCACGAAAATTTGCACAATTATATCTAGTATAATATTAATCAATAATTATCATGAAAGTCCAAGATTGACTGCACGCAATCAGAAACCTAAGTTTTGCAAACGTATGACTTGACTCGCCCGTTCCCCGTCCTCCTCCGTGATCTCCCGAAGAGTACGTTGGGAAATCGCAATGAATATATTTTTTAGATCAGAAAATGCTTCGTCAGTGTACTCATCCCTTTTTGCCCGAAGACGGTTCATAATCGCCATAATTGCCTTGATATAAAGAAGCGGATTACAAAGATCATCGATATCTTCCCATCCAGTAGAAAATCCTTGCCGATGGCACATCCTGTCCATTCGACGATCGCATTCGCCTTTACAGACCGCATATACATGAATATTTTGATCAAATTTACGGCCGTCTGACGCTTCAGTGCGCTTTGATGCAGTCACGATGACGCCAGAAAACGGACCTAACATACTCTTTGATAACAGGTCTTCATCACAAACTTTGCATCGTAACTCAACATGCTTATCGAGAAGCTTCTGAATCGGTTTGCTTCGACGATAGCTGTCAGGAAAGTATCTCAGCGCCAACTTGGATGAACCAGTGGTTACAAACCTCTGCTCGATTTTTCTTCCATCAATTAACTCGTAAGCCGAGATATCGCCATTTGCGTGAAGCGATTTGAACCGTTCGATTAAACCACTGGACGGCACAGTTGAATAAAAACCAATAAATCCATCTGCCCTATGCTGCCTTATACGGTCTGTTATATTCTGTTCGTCGCCTGGACCAACAGATTTGTTGCTTTTTGCATAATGCTTACAACTGACTAGCCAGACAAACTTTTTTGTATTTATCTTTCCGTTTAGCTGTTCGCTGATGACGATATCGCGCCCCGCGTCAACACCTCGCCCTGGACCTACATCGATTGTAAATCCACTCTCAGCGAAATAATCTCTTGCAAACAGCTCCCACGTATCACCATCCAATATCTCCGTCCAATCTATCATCAGGCCTGCTCCAAAAAACTGAAATCATTCATATAATATATGAATTAGATTTATTACACCCGTACATAATTTTTGAGCCGCAATCGAACTTTGCAACCAACCGGCGTGCGCCAATATAACATCGCCATATCAACTCACCTCCACCTGCACCACCCCCGGCACCGCCCGCAACGCCCCCGCGATCTGCGGCGTCGCCTGATACTTCCCCCCGAGCTTCACCTCCACCTCCCGCTCACCCCCATCGAGGATCAGGATCAGCGACACCTCCCCCTCCCCCCGCACCTGCAACCGCTGCTGTACGCTCACGATCGGGCGCTCGTCGCGCAGGTAGATCCGCATGCCCTTCTGGTGGCGGGCGGCGGCCTGGTCGAGGGGTTCGCAGGTCTGGATGCGGGCGCGCACGTCCTCGCCCTCGGTGCTGGCCTGGAGCTGGAGCACCAGGGCGGCGCCGGGTTCCAGCATGTCGCGGTAATGCGAGAGGCCTTCGGAGAAGATGATCGCCTCGAAATGGCCGGTCTGGTCGGAGAGCGTGACGATGCCGAGCTTGTTGCCGGTCTTGGTGCGGCGCTCGGCGCGGTCGAGCACGCTCGCCGCGACGCGGCCGACCGTCGAGGTGCCGGCGCGGACCGAGCGGCAGAACTCGGCCCAGGTCTGGACCCGGAGCTTTTGCAAAAGGTCGCCGTACTCGTCGAGCGGGTGGCCGGAGAGGAAGAAGCCGACCGCGTCGTATTCGCGCTTGAGCCGGTCGGCCATCGGCCAGTTCTCGTAGGCCGGGATGCGCAAAGCCACCTCGGCGGCGGCCACGCCGCCGAACATGTCCATCATGCCGACGGTCTCGGCCTCGGCGGCGCCTTGGGCGAGCCGCATCATCGGCTCGACGGCGGCGAAGGCCTTGGCCCGGTCGGGCTCGATCGCGTCGAGGGCGCCGGCGGCGACGAGGTTTTCGAGGGTGCGCTTGTTGACCTGCTTCGGGTTGAGGCGCCGGGCGAAGTCGCCGAGATCGCGGAAGGGCGTGTCGCCGCGGGCCTGGACGATCGCCTCGACGGCGGCGCGGCCGACGCCCTTGATGGCGGCGAGCGCGTAGCGGATCGCGCCGTCATGCACCTCGAAGGTGACGCCGGAGCGGTTCACGTTCGGCGGCTCGACCTTGATGTTCATCCGCTGCGCGTCCTGGCGCAGTTCGGCGAGCTTGTCGGTGTTGTCGATGTCGAGCGACATCGAGGCGGCCATGAACTCGACCGGGTAATTCGCCTTGAGATAGGCGGTCTGGTAGGTGATCAGCGCGTAGGCGGCCGCGTGCGACTTGTTGAAGCCGTAATCGGCGAACTTGGCGAGCAGGTCGAAGATCTCGTTGGCCTTGGCCTTGTCGAGGCCGCGCTCGACCGCGCCCTTCACGAAGCGGTCGCGCTGGGCGTCCATCTCCGCCTTGATCTTCTTGCCCATGGCGCGGCGCAGGAGGTCGGCGTCGCCGAGCGAGTAGCCGGCGAGCACCTTGGCCACCTCCATCACCTGTTCCTGGTAGACGATGATGCCGAAAGTCTCGGCGAGGATCGGCTCCAGCTTCTCGTGCGGGTACCAGTTCTTCTCGTTGCCGGCGTCGCGGCCGAGCTTGCGCTCGCAATAGACCGGGATGTTGGCCATCGGGCCCGGGCGGTAGAGCGCCACCAGCGCGATGATGTCCTCGAACCGGTCGGCGCACATCTCGACCAGCGCCTTGCGCATGCCGGCCGATTCCACCTGGAACACGCCGACCGTCTCGCCCTTCCTCAGGCGCTCGTAGGTGAGCGTGTCGTCGATCGGCAGCGAGGGCAAGTCGACCTCGATCCCGCGCAGCTTCAGGAGGTCGGTCGCGGCGCGGAGCACCGTCAGGGTCTTGAGGCCGAGGAAGTCGAACTTGACGAGGCCCGCCTGCTCGACCCACTTCATGTTGAACTGGGTCACCCGCATCCCGGTCTTCGGATCGCGGTAGAGCGGCACCAGCTCCTCGAGCGGCCGGTCGCCGATCACCACGCCGGCGGCGTGGGTCGAGGCGTGGCGGTGCAGGCCCTCGAGCTTCCTGGCGATGCTCATCAGCCGCGCGACGACCGGCTCCTCCTCGATCGCGCTCTGGAGCTTCGG
The sequence above is drawn from the Methylobacterium terrae genome and encodes:
- the dnaE gene encoding DNA polymerase III subunit alpha translates to MQILKPVGYVHLHVHSSYSLLEGALKIGDLVKAAGADRQPALALTDTNNLFGALEFSEKAAGSGIQPIAGMQLSVAFEAPEANAKLNATHPHIVVLAKDEAGYGHLLRLASRAYFDNQLGEVPRVSAQALAECAGGLIALTGGMGGPVDAALRANRPELALARLDALKRAFGEDHLYVELQRHGLSDERAVEGELIRLADRHGLSLVATNEPYFAKPEDYEAHDALLAVAEGRLVSDDKRRRLTPRHAFKTRAEMAGLFRDLPDALSATVEIAMRCAYRARTRKPILPSFGAPSPTTPAQGTKEGAALQAQVAAATTAVAKEIAPDEAAELRRQAEEGLTERLRQHGPAEGLTEKDYRDRLEYEIRVITNMKFPGYFLIVSDFIKWAKEHDIPVGPGRGSGAGSLVAWSLLITDLDPIRFGLLFERFLNPERVSMPDFDIDFCVEGRERVIRYVQERYGEGQVGQIITFGTLLARGVLRDVGRVLEMPYGQVDKLTKLVPQNPANPVTLAQAIEGEPKLQSAIEEEPVVARLMSIARKLEGLHRHASTHAAGVVIGDRPLEELVPLYRDPKTGMRVTQFNMKWVEQAGLVKFDFLGLKTLTVLRAATDLLKLRGIEVDLPSLPIDDTLTYERLRKGETVGVFQVESAGMRKALVEMCADRFEDIIALVALYRPGPMANIPVYCERKLGRDAGNEKNWYPHEKLEPILAETFGIIVYQEQVMEVAKVLAGYSLGDADLLRRAMGKKIKAEMDAQRDRFVKGAVERGLDKAKANEIFDLLAKFADYGFNKSHAAAYALITYQTAYLKANYPVEFMAASMSLDIDNTDKLAELRQDAQRMNIKVEPPNVNRSGVTFEVHDGAIRYALAAIKGVGRAAVEAIVQARGDTPFRDLGDFARRLNPKQVNKRTLENLVAAGALDAIEPDRAKAFAAVEPMMRLAQGAAEAETVGMMDMFGGVAAAEVALRIPAYENWPMADRLKREYDAVGFFLSGHPLDEYGDLLQKLRVQTWAEFCRSVRAGTSTVGRVAASVLDRAERRTKTGNKLGIVTLSDQTGHFEAIIFSEGLSHYRDMLEPGAALVLQLQASTEGEDVRARIQTCEPLDQAAARHQKGMRIYLRDERPIVSVQQRLQVRGEGEVSLILILDGGEREVEVKLGGKYQATPQIAGALRAVPGVVQVEVS
- a CDS encoding restriction endonuclease, whose product is MIDWTEILDGDTWELFARDYFAESGFTIDVGPGRGVDAGRDIVISEQLNGKINTKKFVWLVSCKHYAKSNKSVGPGDEQNITDRIRQHRADGFIGFYSTVPSSGLIERFKSLHANGDISAYELIDGRKIEQRFVTTGSSKLALRYFPDSYRRSKPIQKLLDKHVELRCKVCDEDLLSKSMLGPFSGVIVTASKRTEASDGRKFDQNIHVYAVCKGECDRRMDRMCHRQGFSTGWEDIDDLCNPLLYIKAIMAIMNRLRAKRDEYTDEAFSDLKNIFIAISQRTLREITEEDGERASQVIRLQNLGF